The Prunus dulcis chromosome 3, ALMONDv2, whole genome shotgun sequence genome segment TGTGACCGTAACATCATCATGTGGTGTTACCAATCCATTCACATTATAGCACGTAGACTAGTCACAGCAGTGTTAGGATCACACGAAACAATTTCTCGAGCTTCATTATCAAATACCAATATGTTAATTACTTACCTCAGCTGACATGATTCCATGGTGGCATTGAATACTATCCTTGGACTGACTAAATCCACTGCTAGCTTCAATGTACACACCCATCTTGGTTATCCCTACAGTTTGAATTAGTGTCTGCTTTTCTGCTTTGTTACTAGGGACAAAGACTGCATTCATTGGATTATCAGCCATGCCCTTCCCAACAAACTTATTATCAAGCACCACTGGAATCTTCAACTTTTCAAGGTCAGCTTTGGGTCCAATTCCACTTAGCAACAGCATTTGAGGGCTTCCAATTGCTCCACTGGACAATATTACTTCACTCTGTGGCTTATCAGCAAGAACTGCTTCATGTTGGTTCCCCTTTTCATCTTTAAAGATCACTCCCACTGCCTTTGGTCTCTTCCCTatattaatgaaagaaaaaaaaatctttcttttaatcactaaatccaaaaaaactaaagcttaaattgatgaaatgtGAATTAATTGACATATATGACAATTAGCAACGGATTTTATGCTCCAAACTATGTGACCAATTGACGTCAAATTTCAGATGTAACTAGCATTACCTGATTTATCAAAAACAATTCTTTGAACTGTGGCATAGACCAAGACAGTAAGCTTCTGAGGGTTCCCAGATGACAGCAGTTCAGCAGCGGTGTGACGACGACCGAATCTGTCGAAAATGGTTCCACCAACCTTGGTTCCATAGAGGTGATCATAAGTGAAGCCATTAAAAGGTGAAATTCCAACATCCAAAAGACTGTCCCTTAGAGCCACCTGCCATGGCTCAAGCTTAGGCTGGTAAACAATTTGCTTCTCAATCCATGGATAGGACTCATTTACCAGCTTGGCATCCCATCCCACACTCTTTATAAACCTGCACATGCCACAATATATAGCTTCAACATCAAACAAAGGAAGCCTGTTTTCCCAAATTTCAGGTAAGGCTGGTTTTGGGTTGCATTTAGACCAAAAATTAAGCATACACACCCAATCTTTTTGGATGACCATTTTATGGGTCCATTCTTTATGACATGGGTTCAAAAGAACttgaatatttctttttctttttttggttttataaataaagtttttaatttttcaaacacagaaaagaaaatggttgATCACTTGAGTTTTATATactaatataatattttttttaatgtttcagGGACAGAACTAACTATGGGTAGGTGGGGAAGAAGTCATAGGTTTGTATTGTCTTTGAAATACCAAGGACCACTTTTCAATAGGTTCAAAGCCACATTGACTATGGCTTTAGCCACCTTAAATGTTACACTCATTTAGTCTAACAATCAGAGCACCTAATCACCTCTCCCTTCATAAAAATGTCAATTAATTTAGAACATGGGCAAACTCAACTAGCATTTAAtatatagaagaagaaaaaagagagagagagagagagagagagagagagagaaaaaagtgaaattaTAAATGTCTTAATATTATTGAGTACAAGACACATGCATTGTCATGAATATCATATGGTCACCATCCATACATTGAACCCTAATGAGGAAATTATAAAATCCATgtgggtttgtttttgttggacATATTTTCAAGCAGTGTAGGTTGATCCATAGCCACACATTTTCGTTTATACCATTTATGTGTTACATCATTAAGTGACATAATCCTAGGCTGGATTCTTTATATGGTAATCTAGTAGATAAtgacttcttcttttctttttcttttttccctaaatgtggattgtaattaatttaagtGGGACATAGGTCTTAATGTTTTCaaacttaattattttgttataaaaattaatgcacaaggaaaaaaaaaacaaaacaataatggGTTGGTGAGGTGGTGAGGTGGTGAGGTGTTGAGGTGTTGAGGTGGTGAGGTGGTGAGGTGTTGAGGTGGTGAGGTGTTGAGGTGTTGAGGTGGTAGGGTGGAAGGCAATAATACTATAACATGGCAATGCAGCAACCATAAGGAAGGTATGCATTCATTGTCCAAATCAATGCTTACCTATTGCAAAGGACTATTTATTTACCCATAATCTGATATTGCAAAGGAGTATTTATTTACCCATAATCTGATATTGCAAAGGACTATTTATTTACCCATAATCTGATATTTATACACCAATACAGCTAGTcttgcactttttttttcttttaatatatatatatatatatatatgtatgtatataataaaaataaaaaccaccCAAATCATACATCCAAACTAAGCTATCATAATATATCATGAACCCTTTTCTTGCTGTCCTTCACTTATTTGAACTTAATTGGTTAGCAATTAAATGCCCCACCTAAACCTTCAAAATAAACccattcctttttgttttcattttccccAAAAATGGCTTAATtccaagaaaaaattatattcaCCATACCTTGTGCTTGCTCTAGTATAGAAGCCAGCATTGATGCAAGTGCCTccacccaaaaccctagccctagaaTTAAGGACTCCATCTGTTGAAATGAAGGCTTGGGAGGCAGAAGTAGGTGAAGTGTCTGCCAAAGCAATGTGGAAGTTTTGAAGAAATGAGACATTGGAATTGGCAAAAGGCACACCCCCTCTTTCAAGCACCAAGACATTGAATTTCTGAGAGAGGGTTGAAGCCAATGGGCAACCAGCTGTGCCTCCTCCCACAACTATGTAGTCATAGACATTGTTGTGGCCacttgatgaagaagatgaggcaGATGGGAAAGTGCTTGCACGCTTGATGAATGGGTACCTATATTCATTGAAATTCCCCTTCGCTGCATCAAATAATGTCCAAATTTTTATGTCAATTCAATTTGTATATCACTAGCAAGCCAAACATGAAACACAAACTTCTTAATTCTACAATTTCTTGAAGGGTTTTAATTGGTTTTTCCAATtggggaaggaagaaagagatgtTGCATAAGCATATAGCCAAGAGAAAGGGTGATATTGGGACACAGttgaaaccaaaacaaaatagttGTAGGGACACAAGTCTATataaaccaaattaaaactaGGCCTTCAGAATACcacattttgatattttatacTTAGTGCAGCCACCCAACACATCTAAGTATCATGATTAGTGCAAGAAAAACAAGCTACAAAGTAATGCATATACCAAAATTTAGCATAATGGAGCCCATCAAGGTGAAGAACTTTTTCAtttaaacaagaaagaaaaaccatcTGAGGCTAGATTGCCCTCCAAGTGATCCCATTGACAGAGAATAAACACTACTAAAACAAGTAATAACTAAACAAAAACACATACACACAGCACAGagccacagagagagagagagagagagagagagagagagagagagagagagagagagagaagagaaacagagagaaggTAGAAGAAGTGAGAGGAAGCAAAAGAACCTTGAGAGGAAGGGAGAACGTTGAAGAGCCATGAAAAGAGAAGGAGCTTCACTGCCCAAACCAAGGCCATTTGAAAGCAGCAGACAAAGGCCTCAGAAAAGCACTCTCACAGAAGAAGTTGCTGCCCTCTTCAACCTCTATGTGGCTGCCACTGGTTGGCCTAGTTTTATGTGTGtacatttatatatactcTAAAAAGTACCCCAAATTCAtgcatgaaaaataaacaaataataaaatttgttcCAATGAGAtgagaataagaaaaaataaataaaaaactaaaaagaaacaCAGAAAACTCAGCTGTATTTAAGATTACTTGAACTACAACTGGAAAAGTCATTAATGGTGAAATGAATGCCACAGTTGAGTGAGGAAGCAACCGTGGCCGTTAGATTAACTCTTCTCTGTCATCTCACCATGTTCTTCCATTACTACAAAGGCAGCTCCATCTCTAAACTGTAAATAAGCtctgttaaaaaaataaacataaaaactctgtttctgtcaAAGATTAATATGGAAACAAGTACTAAAAAATCATACAGGCATGATTGAATAGCtgcaaatacaaattaaataatgCTAGAAATGCTACTTGGGGTACCTGTAAAAGAACTAAATTTGTTGGGTAACTGAAAGTTAGCTTTAAAAACcattcaataaaaataaaaaaaataaaaaaaacagatccTATAGTTGGAAATTTAATGAACAAAATTGTGCTCAATTATTTGTCACCTCAACTCATCTCTCCAAAGTCcagattattattttttaagtggGTATTGAGCACATTTTGCTGGGGTGAATGGGATGGGACCAGGGTTATTATTGTGATTGAATAATTGCATTGCATGTGTCAATTGGACTGACAATCCAACACAAAGCCAAACTGGGCAGCTCTATTCGACTGCTGAACAAGAGTTAATGCCAATGGTCCATTAATCTTGATTATTTTAGGCTCTCtttggaatttgatttgatttttttttttttttgctttagtTCGGAAAtctgtttgttttcttccaaTAAGGAATAAAATGCTTAAGAGTTAATTTGCATACTGATGCAACAACTTGACTGTTATGGcacattaaattatgaatttgtATTAGGAGGAACTGTGGAGATAAttgtacatacatatatatagatgattgTCAGTTATCGATACATTAAGAGACCTATATGTATCGACGATTGAAAGTCAACTACGTGCTCGTAGATGACTAACATAATTCTGATTTTATAATAGTGAATTTTAAGATAAA includes the following:
- the LOC117620748 gene encoding protein HOTHEAD produces the protein MALVWAVKLLLFSWLFNVLPSSQAKGNFNEYRYPFIKRASTFPSASSSSSSGHNNVYDYIVVGGGTAGCPLASTLSQKFNVLVLERGGVPFANSNVSFLQNFHIALADTSPTSASQAFISTDGVLNSRARVLGGGTCINAGFYTRASTRFIKSVGWDAKLVNESYPWIEKQIVYQPKLEPWQVALRDSLLDVGISPFNGFTYDHLYGTKVGGTIFDRFGRRHTAAELLSSGNPQKLTVLVYATVQRIVFDKSGKRPKAVGVIFKDEKGNQHEAVLADKPQSEVILSSGAIGSPQMLLLSGIGPKADLEKLKIPVVLDNKFVGKGMADNPMNAVFVPSNKAEKQTLIQTVGITKMGVYIEASSGFSQSKDSIQCHHGIMSAEIGQLSTIPPKQRTPEAVQAYIRRKRNLPHEAFKGGFILEKIANPISKGDLSLVNTNVDDNPSVTFNYFSHPYDLQRCVDGIRVATKVVQSEHFTNYTRCNKQTVEKVLNMSVEANVNLIPKHTNDTKSLEQFCKDTVITIWHYHGGAHVGTVVSPQHKVLGVDRVRVVDSSTFSESPGTNPQATVMMMGRYFGAKILRERLGRAAGI